Below is a genomic region from Eupeodes corollae chromosome 1, idEupCoro1.1, whole genome shotgun sequence.
ttccATAGCGATATGTAATGTTAtgttatttgtttgttgttgttgttcaaagtatagtaaattttatatttaatgaagATGATTTTGATTAATGGTGGTTTTAAATCTCAGTATATAGAAGTTAGTTTGCAAAGATTAGTTGTTAACTTCGTGACAAACTTCCATGTAATCGGGATCATGCATGATTCCTTTTATCATATCCTTCAACATTGTGTAACGTGGAATGATTGGATACATTTTTGAGCTACCGTATTCATCCTTGAGTAAACAAAAACatgattattttagaaaactgcaaagatatacatttttaactctAAAGCTTACTTTTAAAACTCGTATTAAATGTCGCAATCCTAGATACTTTTTTAGAAGTCTATAAAGATCATTGATGAGTTGGGTGTTCTCAAGCTCTATTTGTGCTGTGGTCAtatctaacaaaaataaaaaacagttttaacgctgacaaacaaaaatattaaaagaaaaattcatacGTTCAAGACGTTCCATTCGTTCTCTCCTTTCGGCAGCTTCCTCGGCTAGCTTTGCAGATGTCTTGACACCCTCACCTGATTTCTGGGTTTTCTCCATTATCGAGCAAGCTCTCATAACATACGAGGGAACTGTTTCTTGTTTCTCTTGACGTGGAATGTCTATAAGCGTCCAATATTGTGTTTCAAGTCGTATGACGTCCTTTATaacaagaaatttattaaaaattatttatagttCTTATTGTAAACTTAAATTCTTGATTTTAGACCTTTATCATTAACTTTAACATCGGGTATCGCTGAAACATATTACGCTGACTTTTCGAGTCACCGTATTTGTTCATTAAAGTGACAAGCGATCCTTTAGCAGTATCGTAGGATTCTTCCAAGCGCAGTCGCAACGCTCGTAGTCTCTCGTTTGTTTCGATAACTTCTTCCCTGCTCATACCACCTAAATTTcggtgaaaaaaattaaaaacaattattcaatAAGAATCATTTAATTAGGGGGGATGTAAACTATTTTACTCGGAGCTCCTTCATCTTTGACATCTTGTACAATACGACGAACACTTTGGGTGAATTTCCCCACAAAGTTGGAAGTAGCTGCAAATATAacagaaatagaaaaatgtagttttaaaaaaaatatctttgaaacaataataatttaagataaTACTAAATTATTATCTCAGAAAGGAATAACCTCTTTATTACttctaatattatattattctaatatttaaaaaactgccTGGTTTCTTAAAGTATTTTAATTATAGATGAAAATGTATTGAAACATAAATTCAtaagtcatttttttaaattctcactTTTGTCTTATGAAATTATTctgtaaaacattaaaaaactacATTAAGGTATTCTAAAAACTTCTTAAAGCAACATTAAGTTGTGTTAATATCTTTTATatattatgaaaagaaaaatgggAATGTTGTTCTACCTTTTGCTTATGACTGAGATTTTTCGTTGAGAATATAATTTGTTCGTATCGAAACGAAGctgttaaaaataagtttaggcAGTATATGGCaataaaagttgaaataaaaccaaaatttgatTTGTTCCATAGAgttgataatatttaatttgtttattttgtttagtgaATGAAATTAATGCCAACAATTGTTATGTACAacgttgaaaatcattttatattatgGAAACAGAACTGTAAAATATGGGTCTTGGGCAGTAAAGTAGTAAGTAAAAGGTTCTTTCAAAGACAAGAGTTTGTACTATATTTGTTCAACAAAAAGATGAAACGCATCTATGTGGTTTTAACGTTTGAACCGACCTCAAAAATGTTCATACCCCAGATTACATATGGGACCCTTGTTATCCTTGATTCagtatttatatacaaatgtaatattcaaaacatttcgTCTTTTTTTGTTCGAATTCTTAAAGGTGTTTCTAATGCTTGGGTCGCTTATTACAAGCCGattcaagaatttttttatttctataggtGTATTTTTTTGGCACAACAACGAAAATAATTGTTGAAATGACGAGACGAGTTTTTAGTTTTCCCTTTTTCACTCTATGAGAACTTGTTACTTCTTGGAGAACTTGTTACTTCTTTAAAGTTGTTGTGCaatagaaaataattcaaattcaacgaAAGGCATATTCAGCTTTTTATGGCTTATAGAGAtagattattataaaaataagagaaTGAAGTTTTCTGTTTAAGATATTCAGGGAACAGGTTTAAAAATAGAATGTTTTTAGTAAGCATATTTGACTTCTAGGTgactaattatttttatatggaagttattgtaatcagtcaaattttttaaaatgttaacttaACTCTAAGTTTCAaaagtttcaaggtctctaggtCTGTACATCTGAACGTCTGTATGTCCttacgttcgggaagcttttttcgtcgtcaatatctcaagaaccagcagagatatcgacttaaaatgaattttcttatacacataataatgcagaaaaatgacGTAaagactctcaagaaaattcacatagtattttttttaccatagcagtttaaaaaaagggaacattttggttgattcaaaatattttacgatACAATTAGGCtaaggacttgaattaaattttatattataaattatgaCGTGGTATCAAActggttaaagaaaaaaactaaaacaaaaataaatatcaccTTAAATACTTTACGaacgaaaaatgattttatctccagaaTATTTGTATGCATTTAGACatctcgtaaaattttgagaataatcaagttgacagttttaaacaattttgctgaaacttgataaaaactgattttcgactttagtatcttttcgaaaattaaaaatattgtcttcaaactaatttaattttatagaaaatattgttttcgatacgtggtaaaatttgtataaaaataccaTTGTCAGAATTTTCATAcaattaaaacctacaaaaattagtaccctaaattgataaaaaattgatattcgactctAGATATCTCGTCAAcaaataaaggtattgacttcaaaacgaTTTCTTcctgtgctaaattttgtttttaacggaGGATAGtattaaaagaatacaatcttgtttgtatttgtttatataagaaataaaaactatttccaaggaattctaataaaattggtaagaattggttttcggctaaaaatatcgttaaaaaaattgattttgaaatcaaactattgcattatatgcaaaatattgttggtgatttttaattaatctttgagaaaaattcaataaaaaaaatgctttttgactcaagtattatgaaaacaaataaagatattgacttcaaattatttatccatCATTATACCCAAAATATTGTTAcgaatattttgtcaaaattttaagcaagacaaaccgacagacgggatgggaagctattagtgtgggtctcatcccaacctctttttaacttccgaaaggaagttattgtaatgggtacgatttgtcgaattcaaaatgttgacatttctcgacgtttcaaggtccctagagtagaaacaaaagatttttagaaagatgtctgcgcgtgcgtgtgtaggtaggttcgtacgtccgtaggtTCGGAACGTTTTTTTGTCGACCagagctcaagaacaagaatagatatagacttcaaataaatgttgttatacagataatgcagaaaaatgtagaaatggctcttaagaaaattgcgtggatgttttttttttcccatagcagtttaaaaaaaggtgaacatttaggttagacctaaatatctcacaaatcaatgacgctagagacttgaattaaattttatattatgtattgttaCTTGATATTAAACtggtaaatttttggaaaaaaatccaattaacggttttttctaaaacaaacaaaactgaacacaaatttttcacctcgaaaattttacgaacaaaaactgattttcattcaaaataatttagttccacgaaaaataacgtttttaaaatcaggtaaaattacaaatttttataaaaattcaaacctacaaaatattactaaaaggtgttaaaaaacatattttctactcaaatattttttaaaaaatttgagattatggcttcaaactaattttgtcttatatgaaatattattttcaacagtcgggaacattttagaaaaatcgaattgacagttttcttacaaaaaataaaaacctaaaaacaacaatactaaaacttggtaaaaatttactttcttttcaaaaattaaaaatattggcttcaaagtaattttatctcccgaaaaatattgttgccgacatttttgtttatatgtatatgtttttgtttatataagaaataaaaacttttaagaaattctactaaaattggtaaaaattgatttcgactaaaatcgctttaaaaatggaaaatattgtagtcaattttaaaatgtttaagaataattcaactgacaacttttttaacaaaacacaaaaacccacacactttaaaacaagaaaaatcgacagactgggtgggaagttatcagtgtgggtcgcaccccaagCTCTTTTTATATTGCATAATGTGACtgaataccaaacaaaaaatgatattaactatataatatttttttgcaatgaagattatcttttttgaaatctaatgcaattttaagaaaaattgaaatattgattttttttacaaaaaaaaaacctcaacaaaaattatctttaacaTTTCCGCACGAATATCTTGGCAACAATTAAAGATATTACCTTGAAACTAATTATATCTTATAGAAAgtactatttttaacatttattaaacttttttgaaaaaaaatctaactgtaagttttatacacaaaaaacttattttctattCGAATACCTCCAGAAAAGATGAAGGTATTGAATTTATtatgtgctaaattttgtttctaacgTAAGATTTAGGtactatttttatatgaaatgaaaactttcaaaaaattctactaaatttaataaaatatgtataaaaatatcgagagtaaaaacaattattgaaatcaacctaattaaaaaaaaaagaggttgggatgcaacccgcactgataacttcccatccagtctgttgatttgtcttccttaaaagtttgtaggttttcgtgttttgttaaaaaagttgtccatttaactattctaaaaaaaattaaaaatcaataacaatattttgcgtatgatttcaaaatctatatttttcaaCGAGATGTTTTAGTCGTAAACCAAtctgtaccaattttagtagcatttctcaaatgattttgtttctaatataaacaaatacaaattggatgaatgaaattaatttgtcaGTCAATATGTATCTtcggggagagtacgataacttaggcgacaaagtttaatgacggatttgtataaatcagttaaaaacaagcatttttactatgggaggggggtctatctccccctgtttaggcggtaggggcaatttaaaaacatatgtaggttaaatggaaaacaattattaaataatattggtagtatttacaactaagttttatacatttttttaaagccaaaacttttgtctattagcttgtttttaattcaagtcaaaactatgcatagtttttgcaaacaattgtttaaaactcaaaatttgtgcaaacaaaagttaaaaaaaaggtttaaagtctaatttttcaaaacttgaagatTATCtactactgtttttttttttgaatttattgctcttatttgcttttgatcaaaaactgaaaactagatgattttatgtcttgtttttatattaaaaatttgagtttttaataacgTGGAGAGTGTACAAATATTCTGTAGTTAATTCGTGTTATAAAATTACATactactcaatttttttaatcaacatcataattttttttaaagtcgatGGGATATGCTCGACCAACAAAGAAATCCCAAACGtacttatgaaaataatatgtaccaactttttagtttatttattaagtttccaTAACTTTGATTGAAAACGAGAATAGaagcaaaaacaatttaaaaaatgttcaagcaTTTCCCAGAACACTATCAAACATGGAATGATTGTAGCGTATTTGAGAAATATTCGATTTAGTCTACGATTCAATCGGAAATGAGCTGTCTATTTTATAAGGCTGATCATTATGCCATGATAAATCGCGTTTTTCTATACCAACCATATAAATTATCAGAGAAAAAAACCCTACAGAAAATGTTGGGTGATTTGAACCACGAATATTGGGAGTAGAAAATCTGCGCCTCAATTACCTATACCGTTGCAGAGTCCCATTTTAGTTCGTCCTATGTACCATTGGTTCAAGAAATGACTACAAATAAAACCTTACAAATGCAGATACGTTGTCAGCAGCAGAAAAGCAGAGATGTACGacttggattttattttgtgaattaaaaaaaaaagtggaaaagtataatttttaattacaaacatataaagttttcatttaaatttttttctatgtgGCGACTTACATAGTTTGAgtcttattttgttaaatatatatttatatatatttttctgggCTATCTTCAGCGAACTTTAGGTTCAATCCGACAGACGCACGCGACATGCACTTGGTTAAGTGATTTAAGTCATTGTGACGTAGGTAATAAAGAACTggaatgaaaatcaaaaatgcaCGATTAGGTCGCACGAACTTGatcatgtatccaaagagtctgtttaataCTATTTTCTGTATAATACCATATGCAAAAGAAActtgttcaattttaaatttatttagtttaaataaattctgtgtatatgtataatttttgaattttgtcttacatatatttttgggaTGCAATTATGTAGTGCTTATTATTTGAAAtgcgttaaaaaatgttgaaacctTTCTGAAATATCGAATTGGTATAGGTATGCCCCAtatttttgtgagtattgaggcagaggcggcaaaaatgggtttaacggtcaatgaaagcaaaaacaaagtacctgtcgtcaagaaagaactTAAGCATCTTGGACATAAGCTACGAACTGCGTGTGGATGTtagcatattttgacttttctttcacatggtctttatttctatttgcagacagcgacgaattgaattacccttttctccatattttcctcaaccatgatctttcacacaaatacaaaacaagagtggtataatttcaatctcagacagatggGGTATaaagatacctttttgttagtgagatgtcaaaaaaggaatccaaattaataattataatcaatttttttaaactttaaaattgatttattttgttctcgttttgtagacgACTAAATTAGGTACTAGGTCTTTCCTCCATTCTAGTGTCCATCATTCTGAAGTAGAAGAACCTCATTCTGTTCCAGAGAAAGAACAAAATACAGGTAAATATAATCTTGTGTAAATAAATAAgtctaaattttttgtttgtatgtataaaaGCAGACAGAGGCGGACAGCTTTTGGAGCTACAAGCAAATAAGGACGCTGAAAGGAAAGGTAAGTCATTCTTTCAGATGATTTAAAACCCCAAAGAGGAACcactctttttccttttttaaggtTGGAAACATAAATCCATTCTGCTTTTCCTGGAGGAGTGCAGAAAGAGAAAGGACCAGCTCCGAGACCCAAAAACCCAGcgaagaacaatttttcaagaaattgcaaaatttcTTGAAGAAGATGGGTCAATTTTTTATGAGAaggaattagaaataaaattaaaaaatatgaaaaatcgcTACAACATTATCATAGACATTAATAGTCCTCCTTTccttttgacttcgaagcttaaatgtatctctgctttttgtaaacagatagaagttgtttttattttttgacagctatctcaatacagctatccaactcgttcaacaaggtatctaaaaatctacCTATCCAAGAAACCCTATGCAACACGAGATTGAATGCAGCCAATTAATTcattgcagtgtggatggtatatGGAACGCGAATAgcgtttgacagttcgtagcaatcTCAGTGCAATactttactaccaaattgtttttacaaaattttcttattttagagaacaaaatgcaaattttattatcgtaAGATTAGTtccaattggtttcttataatttaaatgtgtctttgttttaaattgactttttgaaatgtgtaacaTCAAGTTTGTTCGtttattcgttcattcgttgttcgctctcctGTGCAAGGCCTTTTACAACACCggcgtctcggtcaaaacgtcactatcgacagatgtaactttaaggtagttaagcACTTCGTCTACATAGGCTTTGCTatgaatgcagaaaacaacaccagcgctgagatcgaACGAAAAATAACCGATGTTTATTTggtctaagaaagcaattgagtagcaaaagagaaagccctctctcgagggaccaaagtattgctacataagaccctcatcattccTATCCTGCTGTACGGtccagaagcatggactatgaagAAAGCAGAtggaagcaccttgggtcgtttcgagataAAAGTGGAGTgttggagaagatggaacgatgagctgtacaGCAATgaagacttagccagaaaggtaaaaaaaagtctaagatggctgggtcacgtagagcgcatgaaaaccaatgctttgaccggaaagttttcgaattcacacccacagCGCAGTAGAGTAAGACCTCGGAActggtggtgcgcacaagtgaaaaatgacctcacccaacttggattGCGatactggagacatctagctggggaccgagctagttggagaagtttttttttgtaaataattgtctaaaatcaattaaataatcTAAATAATCTAGGCAAAAGTCAAATTTGAAGTATTTATCGATTTAAGCATGAAAATATTCTATCTTTAAGGTTCTCtccttaaaattggttttattaatttttttttattgattcctTCCTTTTATGAGCCAAGGTGTAATTCTGTAGCACTCATCTCAGAGCAAAATGATTTGACTAATGAATTTTAACTTTGTAAGACCTTTTGCGCTTAATTTGAATCTTTAGTTGAAGCCTTTACTGTACTGTTTATTTGGTCTGTGTCTATGTATTCCAACATACATAAGTATTTATGCTCCGAAAATCTTTGCAGATCACCAAAGTTTACAAATTTACCAATCCAATCAAAATATCacacacaaaaatatgaatGTTAGGTACATGCATACTGCataattataaaatagaaaaatgtcaaagagatttaagattttgattcGCAAAACTCTTATCTTACCATCACATATCCCGTTCAGcttatttttgcattaaaattaaaacaatttattgttgtggtttattaaacttgtttttcaatcaaattccGGTTGTTTGACTTAAGACTAATACAAAACATGTGCGATACCGCAAAAgataatattttgacaaaacaaaatttattctcgATAACAATCATGATTCTTAAATTCTCAATTCTCTAATTAATCAATTTTGTGGGATAATAATTATGggaaaatccaaaacaaaaattaacaaaatttcattattaataTAGTTTATAGACAAGATTAAGCTAGTGAGTTAGGGGGGTGACCTTAATGTATTGCAGACTTGATGCGTCAGCCCCAATCACTGGATAAAAATCTTcgcttaaaataatatattaaaaacaaaattaataataattaaacgtATATTTTACTTTAACTGCATGTGTACACAAAAAACACGGCTATTAGCGGTGCTAACAAAATGTTTCATATTAATGGCGGCTCCTTAAACTACTCGATATCCGAATAGGTGGTTTGTGTTcttgagtttgtttttgttctaaaagttttaaataatgcaTTTGTTTCTCACGAAGtcacgaaaaatatttttacaacttgaatacaatttttcattaagtttttaCGAGATTTTTACTCATTATATTGAAAAGCCAATCAAATATggattttaattgtttgaaatgtcaatttcaattttgtttaagaaataaattgctACTCTTAtaaactaaatacaaaataaacaatatttcagACAAAAAAGCAGATTATTTATAGATTTTCATTATTAAGTACTCTAGTTATCaattctctaaaaaaaagtGCCCGAAGCTagtttaaaagttcaaaattaattatgtcTCTAGCTTTCTGTAGTTAGACACAGTTTTTCTTTACCATTTTCGAGTCAagacataaatatttaattgttggtcaaaataaaaacttggtaTAAGGACACTTAAcacttttgttattttcaggcggtgaaaatcaaaaaattgccaCTCAATCGGTTTTtccataaatcaatttttaccctgATCTTAAAAGTGCCTCCCTCATTGGACCTTCCTAAAATGTATCCTTAATCGGTAAATTCAGTTAATACCCAATTAATGGTCTTTccactttttatttgtttgtatgacCTTAATCTACGTTAactgaacatttaaaaataatttaaatcaacccAAACTCCAAACGCGAAAGGGGAAATATAAACCATTTGCCTCCAATTAACATTGTAAACTTTTTCTTGTGATGAGTTTTGGTTTCCGGTATTAAGTGTCCTAAGGTATGGGTTGAGATGGGCTGCACACACAACCCCCATGAGACAAAATATTCTATATTCTGGCATAGCATACGAGTATCCTAAGACTGCTCATACGGTGAAAAAGAactcttcccaaaaaatatgaaatttcgGAAAACTTACTCATCGACAGAAATGGTTTCTGTATTTAATAAATTCGTTCAAATTTGATATATTATTTTCCCACTACTTCGTATTTGTATTATAAGAAAGAACTAGATTTTACAACAAACTATAAATGTTTGTTcgaaaaaaggctgggatgcgacccacactgataatttcccatcccgtctgt
It encodes:
- the LOC129939549 gene encoding uncharacterized protein LOC129939549, yielding MGRREIKRANTNVPKSYDSSSATSNFVGKFTQSVRRIVQDVKDEGAPSGMSREEVIETNERLRALRLRLEESYDTAKGSLVTLMNKYGDSKSQRNMFQRYPMLKLMIKDVIRLETQYWTLIDIPRQEKQETVPSYVMRACSIMEKTQKSGEGVKTSAKLAEEAAERRERMERLEHMTTAQIELENTQLINDLYRLLKKYLGLRHLIRVLKDEYGSSKMYPIIPRYTMLKDMIKGIMHDPDYMEVCHEVNN